Genomic window (Marinitoga sp. 38H-ov):
CACTTCCAGAGATTAGCGATGAAGAAAATATGGAGATACTTAATGAATTAAAAAAACTGACAAATGAAGATATGGAAGTGGTTAAGATTGAAAAACTCTAATCAAAAATGGGAATTGCATTGGACTAAAAAAGCCTATAAATCTTTTGAAAAGATAGATCCTAAATTCCAAAAACAAATTAAGGATGATTTAAAAGAGTTAATCAATTATTATAATAAAGATGTTGAGCTAAGTTTAGATGTAAAGAAATTAAAAGATGAAGGAAGAGGTTTTTTTAGATTACGTAGTGGAGATTATAGAATTATATTTACAATTAATCATGGAAAAT
Coding sequences:
- a CDS encoding type II toxin-antitoxin system RelE/ParE family toxin, with protein sequence MKIWKWLRLKNSNQKWELHWTKKAYKSFEKIDPKFQKQIKDDLKELINYYNKDVELSLDVKKLKDEGRGFFRLRSGDYRIIFTINHGKLVILIINVMHRKDVYTKKHFK